One genomic region from Phragmites australis chromosome 1, lpPhrAust1.1, whole genome shotgun sequence encodes:
- the LOC133908575 gene encoding protein NCA1-like, translating to MSSLCPFARATTGGGVCPVKSDKNSTGICPAKSDKNSGGVCPVTGKNNGTEHKDSTEHAEEKSTDPRMVPAKCPFGYDSNTFKLGPLSCIVCQALLHESSKCKPCSHKFCKACILRFKDCPLCGADIEGIEPDTELQALVDRFIDGHARIKRSHAAGDGEATDSKNKVIYEDVSMERGAFLVQQAMRAFRAQNIESAKSRLSMCADDIREELKSSEDNLDLCSQLGAVLGMLGDCCRTLGDAPSAISYYEESSEFLLKLPTKDLELVHTLSVSLNKIGDLRYYDGDLQSARSYYARSLDVRRNAAKEHSAVASQVIDLATSLAKVADVDRNLGNEGAAIDGFEEAIQCLEKLKLDSEQASLEQRRLSVLNFLQNQLADK from the exons ATGAGCTCCCTCTGCCCTTTTGCGAGAGCCACCACTGGTGGCGGTGTGTGCCCTGTGAAATCTGATAAGAACAGCACTGGGATATGCCCTGCAAAATCTGACAAGAACAGCGGCGGCGTGTGCCCTGTCACTGGCAAGAATAACGGTACCGAGCACAAGGATAGTACTGAGCATGCTGAAGAAAAGAGCACAGATCCTCGTATGGTGCCAGCAAAATGCCCATTTGGCTATGACTCCAACACATTCAAGCTGGGCCCGCTCAGCTGCATCGTCTGCcaggcgctgctccacgagagCAGCAAATGCAAGCCGTGCTCCCATAAGTTCTGCAA GGCATGCATATTGCGCTTTAAGGACTGCCCACTGTGTGGCGCTGATATAGAGGGGATTGAGCCTGACACCGAGCTTCAAGCCCTTGTTGATCGCTTTATTGATGGCCATGCCAGAATCAAGAGATCGCATGCTGCAGGGGATGGAGAAGCAACAGATAGCAAGAACAAGGTGATATATGAGGATGTTTCCATGGAGAGAGGAGCTTTTCTGGTGCAGCAAGCTATGAGG GCATTTCGTGCACAAAACATTGAAAGTGCAAAATCGCGGCTCAGTATGTGTGCAGACGACATCAGGGAGGAGTTGAAATCTTCAGAAGATAACCTAGACTTGTGTTCTCAACTTGGAGCTGTGTTAGGAATGCTTGGGGACTGCTG TCGAACCTTGGGAGATGCTCCTTCAGCAATCTCTTACTATGAAGAAAGTTCTGAGTTCCTCTTGAAACTACCCACAAAGGATCTCGAG TTGGTGCATACTCTCTCCGTTTCACTAAATAAAATTGGAGACCTTCGCTACTATGATGGGGACCTCCAATCTGCAAGAAGTTATTATGCTCGTTCATTGGATGTTCGCAGAAATGCTGCAAAAGAACACTCAGCAGTGGCTTCCCAG GTCATTGATCTAGCAACTTCTCTTGCGAAAGTTGCGGATGTTGATAGAAATCTTGGGAATGAAGGTGCCGCAATTGATGGTTTTGAGGAAGCGATTCAGTGCCTTGAGAAGTTGAAGCTGGATTCTGAACAAGCTAGTCTTGAGCAACGG CGCCTCTCAGTTCTTAATTTTCTACAAAACCAATTGGCAGATAAGTAA
- the LOC133908557 gene encoding ricin B-like lectin R40G3 — MEFPHRHHHGHRRDDDDDDRRGPPPPAYGRSDAADPAYGYGQAPPPHYGRDDADPYARPPPPSSAYGGGDAYDRHPPPTAYGRDDDGYGGRVPAPAYGAGGYGNVVHVSHEVGDERPHYGGGGLGGGYGGGGPGYGDETRPHQGGSGGYGGGGSEYGHETRPHHGGGGGAALPVRQQMFRIFCKAGEEQYSLAARDGKVCLVRTDRDDDAQNWIKDMKYSTRVKDEEGYPAIVLVNKATGEALKHSLGQSHPVRLASYDPEYLDESVLWTESRDVGDGFRCIRMVNNIYLNFDALHGDKDHGGVRDGTTLVLWEWCEGDNQRWKIVPW; from the exons ATGGAGTTCccgcaccgccaccaccacggccaccgccgcgacgacgacgacgacgaccgccGTGGCCCGCCTCCCCCAGCCTACGGCCGCTCGGACGCCGCCGACCCTGCCTACGGCTACGGCCAGGCGCCCCCTCCCCACTACGGCCGCGACGACGCCGACCCCTACGCCCGCCCGCCGCCCCCCTCCTCCGcgtacggcggcggcgacgcctaCGACCGCCACCCGCCTCCCACGGCCTACGGCCGTGACGACGACGGATATGGCGGCCGCGTGCCCGCTCCGGCCTACGGCGCCGGCGGGTACGGCAACGTCGTCCACGTCTCGCACGAGGTCGGCGACGAGAGGCCGCACTACGGGGGCGGCGGCCTCGGCGGAGGATACGGGGGTGGCGGACCGGGCTATGGCGACGAGACCCGCCCGCACcaaggcggcagcggcggctaCGGAGGTGGCGGATCCGAGTACGGCCACGAGACCCGCCCGCACCACGGCGGCGGGGGTGGTGCCGCCCTGCCCGTGAGGCAGCAGATGTTCAGGATCTTCTGCAAGGCCGGGGAGGAGCAGTACAGCCTCGCTGCCCGCGACGGCAAGGTCTGCCTCGTGCGCACGGATCGCGACGACGACGCGCAG AACTGGATCAAGGACATGAAGTACAGCACGAGGGTGAAGGATGAGGAAGGCTACCCTGCCATCGTCCTCGTCAACAAGGCTACCGGAGAGGCTCTCAAGCACTCCCTCGGCCAGTCCCACCCT GTTCGCCTGGCTAGCTACGATCCAGAATACCTGGATGAGTCCGTCCTGTGGACAGAGAGCAGGGACGTCGGGGATGGATTCCGCTGCATTAGAATGGTGAACAACATCTACTTGAACTTTGATGCTCTCCATGGAGACAAGGACCATGGTGGCGTGCGCGACGGAACCACCCTCGTGCTGTGGGAGTGGTGCGAGGGTGACAACCAGCGCTGGAAGATTGTTCCCTGGT GA
- the LOC133908566 gene encoding NAC domain-containing protein 1-like has product MTIELALAAAASSSSGERGNMPSPCTALPPGFRFHPTDEELILHYLRKRAAATPCPAPVIAEVDIYKFDPWDLPAMAVFGEAEWYFFSPRDRKYPNGVRPNRAAGSGYWKATGTDKPIAFSTATVDAGTEESRDMIGVKKSLVFYMGRPPKGMKTSWIMHEYRLAEALTAAKTYRPTRFKNSSMRLDDWVLCRIYKKASPHGYSSPPHDTEPSMDGHGQQQGDSVSVAAYVPAGLLPRPPSISDYLLDYSAVSELFESLPPAQLGTGNSSGAADRFLVTNNEYSSSVAQQSSHKRRLMEDYSNTNMETMLHASNKRLSSDASTVTNTYTVFGFGPDQPSQDRI; this is encoded by the exons ATGACAATTGAACTTgcactggcggcggcggcgtcatcATCGTCAGGGGAGCGCGGAAACATGCCGAGCCCGTGCACCGCGCTGCCGCCGGGGTTCCGGTTCCACCCGACGGACGAGGAGCTCATCCTCCACTACCTCCGCAAGCGCGCCGCCGCCACGCCCTGCCCGGCCCCAGTCATCGCCGAGGTAGATATCTACAAGTTCGATCCATGGGATCTGCCAG CCATGGCCGTGTTCGGGGAGGCCGAGTGGTACTTCTTCAGCCCGAGGGACCGCAAGTACCCCAACGGCGTCCGCCCCAACCGCGCCGCCGGATCCGGCTACTGGAAGGCCACCGGCACCGACAAACCCATCGCGTTCTCCACTGCCACCGTCGACGCTGGCACCGAGGAGAGCCGCGACATGATCGGCGTCAAGAAGTCGCTCGTCTTCTACATGGGCCGCCCTCCCAAAGGGATGAAGACGAGCTGGATCATGCACGAGTACCGCCTCGCCGAAGCGCTCACCGCCGCCAAGACGTACAGACCCACGAGGTTCAAGAACTCGTCCATGAGG CTGGATGACTGGGTGCTGTGCAGAATCTACAAGAAGGCCAGCCCACACGGGTACTCGTCGCCGCCGCACGACACCGAGCCCTCCATGGACGGCCACGGCCAGCAGCAAGGCGACTCCGTCTCCGTCGCCGCGTACGTGCCCGCTGGCCTGCTGCCGCGGCCGCCGTCCATCTCGGACTACCTCTTGGACTACTCGGCCGTGTCCGAGCTCTTCGAGAGCCTACCGCCGGCGCAGCTCGGCACGGGCAATAGCTCCGGCGCCGCCGACCGGTTCCTCGTCACCAACAACGAGTATAGCAGCTCAGTGGCGCAGCAGAGCTCGCACAAGAGGCGATTAATGGAGGATTACTCCAACACTAACATGGAGACGATGCTACACGCGTCAAACAAGAGGTTGTCGAGTGATGCATCCACTGTGACGAACACTTACACCGTGTTTGGCTTTGGCCCAGATCAGCCTTCTCAGGACAGAATATGA